In a genomic window of Gloeocapsopsis dulcis:
- a CDS encoding type IV pilin-like G/H family protein, whose amino-acid sequence MKRRLTAKFPHQKTQKQEEGFTLIEMLVVVIIIGILSATAMPSFLSQAAKTRQSEAKNSTGALNRSQQAYYLENQIFADDITRLSVGVVNSVNYNYVVSGNDLMNQVAHLATAQQGDLKSYAGGVFKSTNNQTTLAILCEANNAGNTPINAPTSSSACANGSQRMQ is encoded by the coding sequence ATGAAGAGACGACTTACAGCTAAGTTCCCACACCAGAAAACACAGAAACAGGAAGAGGGTTTCACGCTCATTGAGATGCTGGTAGTTGTTATTATTATTGGTATTCTTTCTGCTACTGCAATGCCATCTTTTCTGAGTCAAGCAGCAAAAACTCGGCAATCGGAAGCTAAAAATAGTACTGGTGCATTAAACCGATCGCAGCAAGCTTATTATTTAGAGAATCAAATATTTGCAGACGATATTACTAGGTTAAGTGTAGGCGTTGTCAATAGCGTCAATTACAACTACGTGGTGAGTGGTAACGATTTGATGAATCAAGTTGCTCATTTGGCAACTGCACAGCAAGGAGACTTGAAAAGTTATGCTGGTGGTGTATTTAAGTCAACAAATAACCAAACAACTCTGGCAATCTTGTGTGAGGCAAATAATGCAGGAAATACACCGATAAACGCGCCAACGAGTTCGAGTGCTTGTGCTAATGGTTCACAGCGAATGCAATAA
- a CDS encoding type IV pilin-like G/H family protein: MKTELKVKFLQHLNQKKKSEGFTLIELLVVIIIIGILSAIALPSFLNQASKARQSEARTNVGALNRAQQSFYLENQSFSDNLSNLGIGISNSDNYNYEANGNNLGNQVANLATSSKPDLKEYAGGVFKTGDTTASILCEGNNSSVNASAPTNASNCGTNQTKL, encoded by the coding sequence ATGAAAACTGAACTAAAAGTTAAATTTCTACAACACTTGAACCAAAAGAAAAAGAGTGAAGGTTTTACATTAATTGAATTACTTGTCGTAATCATTATTATTGGTATTCTGTCAGCTATCGCATTACCTTCTTTCTTAAATCAAGCTTCTAAAGCTCGTCAATCTGAAGCTAGAACTAATGTTGGCGCACTGAACAGAGCACAACAATCGTTCTATCTGGAGAACCAAAGTTTCTCTGACAACCTTTCTAACTTGGGTATTGGTATTTCCAATAGCGACAATTACAACTATGAAGCCAATGGTAATAACTTAGGGAATCAAGTCGCTAATTTGGCAACATCTAGCAAACCTGATCTTAAAGAGTATGCTGGTGGTGTCTTCAAAACAGGCGATACTACTGCATCTATTCTTTGTGAAGGAAATAATAGTAGCGTTAACGCATCTGCCCCAACCAACGCCTCTAATTGTGGTACTAATCAAACAAAACTGTAA
- a CDS encoding tetratricopeptide repeat protein — protein sequence MDYQKFINTLPDLYYDWEQQSVRPKSNHFQQVLEQIKGMTTANVMQLLNFAVECMEPGEVYCEIGCFQGSTLIGALLDHPEIMAYAVDNFSEFDPSGENIEKLTDNLAKFGIEEQVFFCNQDFEEFFFNLKAFDTEDKIGVYLYNGAHDYRSQLMGLLLVKPFLAEQALIIVDDSNWSAVQQANWDFIAAHPQCQMLLNLPTPDDGHNTFWNGIQVLSWDATREENYDFSEIQEQQNKFFIKSAYNWQFEFEQKKKFLDDLHKEALALDNLGCYEEAEVKYKGILQIDGNRAGVLLNLGTLYYTTNRYQLALDTLNKALQLEPSKAIHYYSIGQVLEKVGAFPQAIHAYEEAINIDSEWIDAYNNLGNIFLKAGKLEEAESIYQKAIAANPNHFGSYLNLGNVLMERRQVDAAVETYEKALRLKPRDPDILHNLGVALDAKNDPAQAALYYGYSYYRKGEYQEAIDQYQQFLATQTGDVGFYVALADCYKSLNQYEKALETYQAGIQVYPKDPQLYFFQAWVLRDFGKNEEAIAFATEASKLLPDSLILKIEPQFLLPVIYETEVEIEFYRNQFTQGLHNLIEQTPLDTPEAINNAVAGIGSATNFYLQYQAKNDLELQKQYGEFVHKVMAAKYPQWVQPLVPPSRSQNQRIRVGYISNCMRGHTVGKLMLGWIRNCNHQEIEVYCYYVDPKKDSFTQQFQLYSDTFHHIPNDLEAVCNQIVADQLHVLVYLDIGMFPQMTQMAGLRLAPVQCMTWGHPITSGSPTIDYFLSSDLMEPENAQEHYSEKLIRLPNISISYAKRILPEPKKSRLEFRLREDAVIYLSCQSLFKCLPQYDYVFAAIAQRVPQAQFVFLANPSAHITGKFQQRLKRAFANFGLDSEDYCIFLPRLNTLDYFNLNQISDIFLDTFTWSGGNTTLEAIACNLPIVTYPGEFMRGRHSYAILKMLGITDTIAENEAEYIKVAVKLGLNKKWRNSIVEQMMQRHPYLYDDKTCVEALDAFFRYVVQKN from the coding sequence ATGGACTATCAGAAATTTATTAATACATTACCTGATTTGTATTACGACTGGGAGCAGCAATCTGTTCGTCCAAAGTCTAATCATTTTCAACAAGTGCTTGAGCAGATCAAAGGTATGACAACAGCGAATGTCATGCAACTACTCAACTTTGCTGTAGAATGCATGGAGCCTGGAGAAGTTTACTGTGAGATCGGCTGTTTTCAAGGCTCGACTTTAATAGGGGCGCTTCTCGATCATCCAGAAATAATGGCATATGCTGTAGATAACTTTTCTGAGTTCGATCCATCAGGGGAAAACATAGAGAAGCTAACAGATAATTTAGCTAAATTTGGTATTGAAGAACAAGTTTTTTTCTGCAATCAAGACTTTGAAGAGTTCTTCTTTAACTTAAAAGCTTTCGATACAGAAGATAAAATTGGTGTTTATCTTTATAATGGCGCTCATGACTATAGATCTCAGCTAATGGGACTTTTGCTAGTTAAACCATTTCTTGCTGAGCAAGCATTAATTATTGTAGATGATAGCAACTGGAGTGCAGTACAGCAAGCAAACTGGGATTTTATTGCGGCTCATCCTCAATGTCAAATGTTGCTGAATTTACCTACACCAGATGATGGTCATAATACATTCTGGAATGGTATTCAAGTTTTGAGTTGGGATGCTACGCGAGAAGAAAACTATGATTTTTCTGAAATACAAGAACAGCAAAACAAGTTTTTTATAAAATCTGCGTACAATTGGCAGTTTGAGTTTGAGCAGAAGAAGAAATTTTTAGATGACTTGCATAAAGAAGCTCTAGCTTTAGATAATCTAGGATGCTATGAAGAAGCCGAAGTTAAGTACAAAGGAATTTTACAGATAGATGGCAATCGCGCAGGTGTCTTACTTAATTTAGGAACTTTATACTATACAACAAACCGTTATCAGCTAGCATTAGATACTTTAAATAAAGCTTTGCAGCTTGAACCATCAAAAGCAATACATTATTACAGCATCGGTCAAGTTTTAGAAAAAGTTGGTGCTTTTCCACAGGCAATTCATGCTTATGAAGAAGCTATTAATATTGACTCAGAATGGATTGATGCTTATAACAACTTAGGTAATATTTTCTTAAAAGCTGGCAAGCTTGAGGAAGCTGAATCAATCTATCAAAAAGCTATTGCTGCAAATCCAAATCATTTTGGAAGCTATCTTAACTTGGGAAATGTGTTGATGGAACGTCGCCAGGTTGATGCAGCAGTTGAGACGTATGAAAAAGCTTTAAGGTTAAAACCACGCGATCCTGATATTTTACATAACCTCGGAGTAGCTTTAGATGCCAAGAACGATCCTGCACAAGCTGCACTTTATTACGGATATTCATACTATCGTAAAGGAGAATATCAAGAAGCAATCGATCAGTATCAGCAGTTTCTAGCAACTCAAACAGGTGATGTAGGTTTTTATGTGGCATTAGCTGATTGCTACAAAAGCTTGAATCAATATGAAAAAGCACTAGAAACTTATCAAGCAGGTATCCAAGTTTATCCTAAAGATCCACAACTTTACTTTTTTCAAGCATGGGTGTTACGAGATTTTGGTAAAAATGAAGAGGCAATCGCGTTTGCTACTGAAGCATCAAAATTACTTCCAGATAGTTTAATCTTAAAGATTGAACCGCAGTTTCTCTTACCAGTTATATACGAAACCGAAGTAGAAATCGAATTTTATAGAAATCAGTTTACTCAAGGTTTACACAATTTAATAGAGCAAACCCCGCTAGATACTCCAGAAGCGATTAACAATGCTGTAGCTGGTATAGGAAGTGCGACAAACTTTTACTTACAGTACCAAGCGAAGAATGATTTAGAACTGCAAAAGCAATATGGGGAGTTTGTTCACAAAGTTATGGCGGCTAAATATCCGCAATGGGTGCAACCACTCGTTCCACCGAGCCGTAGCCAGAATCAGAGAATTCGTGTTGGATATATTTCTAATTGTATGCGAGGGCATACAGTTGGAAAATTAATGCTTGGTTGGATACGGAATTGTAACCACCAAGAGATTGAGGTTTATTGCTATTATGTTGACCCAAAAAAAGATTCTTTCACACAGCAATTTCAGCTTTACAGCGATACATTTCATCATATTCCGAATGATTTAGAGGCAGTTTGTAATCAGATTGTTGCCGATCAGTTGCACGTACTTGTTTATTTAGATATTGGGATGTTTCCTCAAATGACACAAATGGCAGGTTTAAGACTTGCACCAGTACAATGTATGACTTGGGGACATCCAATTACTTCAGGCTCACCGACAATCGACTACTTTTTATCTAGCGACTTGATGGAGCCAGAAAATGCTCAAGAACACTATTCAGAAAAGCTGATTCGCCTACCCAATATTAGTATTTCGTATGCTAAACGGATTCTTCCAGAGCCTAAAAAATCTCGTTTAGAGTTTAGATTGAGAGAGGATGCGGTAATTTATCTATCTTGTCAATCTTTATTTAAATGTCTACCACAATATGATTATGTTTTTGCTGCAATAGCACAACGAGTTCCACAGGCTCAATTTGTCTTCTTAGCTAATCCAAGCGCACACATTACAGGAAAATTTCAACAGCGTTTAAAACGAGCATTTGCTAACTTTGGTCTAGATAGTGAAGATTACTGTATTTTCTTACCTCGACTTAACACACTTGATTATTTTAATCTCAATCAAATTTCAGACATTTTCTTAGATACTTTTACTTGGTCTGGTGGTAATACAACACTAGAGGCAATTGCTTGTAACTTACCTATTGTTACCTACCCTGGTGAATTTATGCGCGGTCGCCATTCCTATGCAATTTTAAAAATGCTAGGCATAACAGATACAATTGCAGAAAATGAAGCTGAATATATTAAAGTTGCTGTGAAACTAGGGCTTAATAAAAAATGGAGAAATAGTATTGTTGAACAGATGATGCAGCGTCACCCTTATCTCTACGACGACAAAACTTGTGTAGAGGCTCTTGATGCATTTTTCCGCTATGTAGTGCAGAAAAATTAA
- a CDS encoding class I SAM-dependent methyltransferase: MISLELQQQAADYLAQQKYSEAVTLYEQSIEADPTVISNYWYLGLALLLQGQELEAQLTWLSVMTEARQEQVDEWKLELANILSSEALQRELSCDLSMAWAIRQHIHQFAPNDLNNLLSIILISIELELFQPHGKLVLLQATQLILAEEYHDKADIALLSQVIHKLLEINPYDDFIEICLQNEQLIKDSQVRFEIQRKLGLAYNNLGKVLYNQGSYSQAFANFQKVVEITPSISKNELAELKFNMGIALTMQEKFEQAVIYFEEALELEPNFYEAYYQLVKARYEVGNLAKRYRFTQDWFSRNIAVWEQHLFKFANVPDLNMLEIGSWEGRSTCWLIENVLTHETASITCIDTFEGSVEHKLWFDNSYITSIEERFDFNINKTGCPEKVKKIVGNSKEVLKTLPLNYYDLLYIDGSHLACDVLEDAVMSWGLVKVGGTIVFDDYDFTFADNPAQNTKVAIDSFITVFSHKLKIIHQGYQVIIEKIAA, encoded by the coding sequence ATGATAAGTCTTGAATTGCAACAACAGGCTGCTGATTATCTAGCTCAACAAAAATATAGCGAAGCTGTAACCTTATACGAGCAAAGTATTGAGGCAGATCCTACAGTAATATCTAATTATTGGTACTTGGGATTAGCATTACTGCTTCAAGGTCAAGAATTAGAGGCTCAACTTACTTGGCTGTCAGTTATGACAGAAGCAAGACAAGAGCAAGTAGACGAATGGAAGCTCGAACTTGCTAATATTTTAAGCTCTGAAGCTCTACAAAGGGAATTAAGCTGTGACCTGTCAATGGCTTGGGCAATTCGTCAGCATATTCATCAATTTGCTCCAAACGATTTAAATAACTTGCTGTCTATTATTTTGATTTCAATTGAATTAGAGTTATTTCAGCCTCATGGCAAGCTAGTTTTACTTCAAGCAACACAACTTATTTTAGCTGAAGAATATCATGACAAAGCTGATATTGCTTTGCTTTCACAAGTAATACATAAACTTTTGGAGATTAATCCTTATGATGATTTTATAGAAATCTGTTTGCAGAATGAGCAATTGATTAAAGATAGTCAAGTGCGATTTGAGATTCAGCGTAAGCTAGGTTTGGCATATAACAATTTAGGCAAAGTGTTGTACAACCAAGGTAGTTATAGCCAAGCATTTGCGAATTTTCAAAAAGTGGTAGAGATTACTCCTAGCATTAGTAAAAATGAACTAGCCGAACTCAAGTTTAACATGGGCATAGCTTTAACTATGCAAGAGAAGTTTGAGCAAGCAGTAATTTATTTTGAGGAAGCTTTAGAGCTTGAACCGAACTTTTACGAAGCATATTACCAACTCGTTAAAGCAAGATATGAAGTTGGTAATTTAGCAAAAAGATACCGATTTACTCAGGACTGGTTTAGTAGAAATATTGCAGTGTGGGAACAACATTTGTTTAAGTTTGCTAATGTTCCTGATCTAAATATGTTAGAAATAGGTAGTTGGGAAGGTAGATCTACTTGCTGGCTAATAGAGAATGTATTAACTCATGAGACTGCAAGTATAACTTGTATAGATACTTTTGAAGGAAGTGTAGAGCATAAACTTTGGTTTGATAATTCTTACATAACGTCTATAGAAGAGAGATTCGATTTTAATATTAATAAAACAGGATGTCCTGAAAAAGTAAAAAAAATAGTTGGCAATTCAAAAGAGGTGTTGAAAACGCTACCTTTAAACTACTACGATCTTCTCTATATTGATGGCTCTCACCTAGCTTGTGATGTTCTCGAAGATGCTGTAATGAGTTGGGGACTTGTTAAAGTCGGGGGAACAATCGTCTTTGATGATTATGATTTCACTTTTGCTGATAATCCTGCTCAAAATACTAAGGTTGCAATAGATTCTTTTATCACAGTTTTTAGTCACAAACTAAAGATAATTCATCAAGGGTATCAAGTTATTATCGAAAAGATTGCTGCTTAA
- a CDS encoding DUF4351 domain-containing protein, with protein sequence MSFDNVCKYLAAEYPEQFVSWLLGDSNTAIQILPTELSRQPIRADAVILLTNTNQILHLEFQTLPESNPPLPLRMLDYWVRLYREYERPIEQVVIFLKETTSVAAYTDQLSVGNTQHRYQIVRLWEQEATLMLANPALLPFVTLAKTDPTIVLAQVAKQIDMIEEVDQRRNISACVEILASLRFDKNYIRRFLREELMRESPIYQEIIQEGKRDTIIRQLTHRFDNVSPEIQQQIQTLSLDKLDALSEALLDFTNIFELTVWLQSH encoded by the coding sequence TTGAGTTTCGACAATGTTTGCAAGTATTTAGCTGCCGAATATCCAGAGCAGTTTGTGAGTTGGCTTTTGGGTGATAGTAATACAGCTATCCAAATTTTACCAACCGAACTTAGCCGCCAACCTATTAGAGCAGATGCTGTCATTCTACTAACCAACACAAACCAAATCTTACACTTAGAATTTCAAACACTGCCAGAATCTAATCCACCCTTACCACTGCGAATGTTAGACTACTGGGTACGATTGTACAGAGAATACGAGCGACCAATCGAGCAGGTCGTTATTTTCTTAAAAGAGACTACTTCAGTAGCAGCCTACACAGATCAATTGAGTGTAGGGAATACACAGCATCGTTATCAAATTGTTCGCTTGTGGGAGCAAGAGGCAACTTTAATGCTTGCTAACCCTGCTTTATTGCCCTTCGTCACCTTAGCCAAAACAGATCCTACCATTGTGCTAGCACAAGTTGCTAAGCAGATAGATATGATTGAAGAAGTAGATCAGCGGCGCAATATCTCTGCCTGCGTTGAAATACTAGCAAGTCTAAGGTTCGACAAAAACTATATCCGGCGCTTTCTGAGAGAAGAACTTATGCGAGAATCGCCAATCTATCAAGAAATCATTCAAGAAGGGAAGCGAGATACAATCATCCGTCAACTAACACACCGCTTTGACAATGTTTCTCCAGAAATACAACAGCAAATACAAACTTTATCTCTTGACAAGTTAGATGCTTTGAGCGAAGCACTGCTAGACTTTACTAACATATTTGAGTTGACTGTATGGTTGCAATCGCACTAG
- a CDS encoding nucleotidyltransferase domain-containing protein, which yields MNDKVKVVLAQLRHYLEALYGEQLDQVVLYGSQARGDAKPDSDIDVLIVLKQPVDSSAEIERTGEFTSHLCLENNVLISRTFTSIAQFKYETGGFFRNVRREGIAV from the coding sequence ATGAACGACAAAGTAAAAGTAGTTCTAGCGCAGTTACGACATTACCTGGAAGCACTCTATGGCGAACAACTTGATCAAGTAGTCTTATATGGTTCTCAAGCCAGAGGTGATGCTAAACCAGATTCAGATATTGATGTCTTAATTGTGCTCAAACAACCTGTTGATTCTTCCGCAGAAATTGAGCGTACCGGAGAGTTTACCTCTCATTTGTGCTTAGAGAATAATGTCTTAATTTCTAGAACTTTTACTTCCATAGCGCAATTTAAATACGAAACTGGTGGATTTTTTCGTAACGTTCGCCGCGAGGGAATTGCTGTATGA
- a CDS encoding HEPN domain-containing protein, whose product MFYVASAYLEGEELAFSSHSAVIAAFGQRFARTGRVPVHFHRYLINAMDIRTKADYNVEPNITKEDASQLIVRAQAFLEFAQQSMNFASQ is encoded by the coding sequence ATGTTTTACGTTGCTTCAGCCTATTTAGAAGGAGAAGAACTAGCATTTTCTAGTCACTCGGCTGTCATTGCAGCTTTCGGTCAAAGATTTGCTCGCACAGGACGAGTTCCCGTACACTTTCATCGCTACTTAATCAACGCTATGGATATTCGGACTAAGGCAGACTACAATGTTGAACCAAATATTACAAAAGAAGATGCATCACAATTAATCGTACGTGCACAAGCATTTCTTGAGTTTGCCCAACAAAGCATGAATTTTGCGTCACAGTAG
- a CDS encoding DUF5615 family PIN-like protein: MITKFYANENFPLNFVKELRRLGYDVLTSAEAGQANQSISDESVLKFACQHERVVITLNHEDFITLHKQGKKHSGIIICKEDREFQKQAQVVHEFILNNTSLKERLIRIKKQNQKGASQLFVAQEY, translated from the coding sequence ATGATAACTAAGTTTTACGCTAATGAAAATTTTCCATTGAATTTTGTCAAAGAACTACGTAGATTAGGTTATGATGTTCTAACGTCAGCCGAAGCTGGACAAGCTAATCAATCAATTAGCGATGAGAGTGTCTTAAAATTTGCTTGTCAGCACGAAAGAGTTGTTATTACACTCAATCATGAAGATTTTATTACACTTCATAAACAAGGTAAGAAACATAGTGGAATTATCATTTGTAAAGAAGACCGAGAGTTTCAAAAACAAGCACAAGTAGTTCATGAATTCATTCTAAATAATACCTCTTTAAAAGAAAGACTGATTCGGATAAAGAAGCAAAATCAAAAAGGAGCTTCTCAGCTTTTTGTCGCCCAAGAGTATTAA
- a CDS encoding DUF433 domain-containing protein gives MFQPTQYNLIQKTPGVCGGNARIRDTRIPVWTLVSFRQQGVSEQELLENYPGLNQQDLTAAWSYYAQHSAEIDQIIADDN, from the coding sequence ATGTTCCAACCAACGCAATACAATCTCATTCAAAAAACACCAGGAGTTTGTGGTGGAAATGCTCGAATTCGAGATACCCGTATTCCTGTTTGGACACTAGTTTCTTTTCGTCAACAGGGTGTTTCAGAGCAGGAATTGCTCGAAAACTATCCTGGGTTAAATCAACAAGACTTGACAGCAGCTTGGTCTTACTATGCACAGCATTCGGCAGAAATTGACCAAATAATTGCTGATGATAACTAA
- a CDS encoding antitoxin family protein — MRSVKAKFQNGVATPVEPIKGHEGESVIITFLDAEQTNLSSTDDLDWQALTQLVENCANDFSYRIQQNKS; from the coding sequence ATGAGATCAGTTAAAGCTAAATTTCAAAACGGTGTAGCGACTCCAGTCGAACCGATCAAAGGTCATGAGGGAGAGTCAGTAATCATTACTTTTTTAGACGCGGAGCAAACTAACTTATCGTCTACAGATGACTTAGATTGGCAGGCGCTAACTCAACTAGTAGAAAATTGTGCAAATGACTTCTCATACCGGATTCAGCAGAACAAATCCTAA
- a CDS encoding DUF2283 domain-containing protein has translation MKICYFRDTDTLSIRLNDKPSLESEEIADDVVIDFDTEGKVVGIEIDRAADKVELQHFELSGFQIPVM, from the coding sequence ATGAAGATTTGCTACTTTCGGGACACTGATACGTTATCAATTCGGTTGAATGACAAACCAAGTTTAGAATCAGAAGAAATTGCTGATGATGTGGTGATAGACTTTGATACAGAGGGTAAGGTTGTAGGTATTGAGATTGATCGGGCTGCTGATAAAGTTGAGCTACAGCATTTTGAATTGAGTGGTTTTCAGATTCCAGTAATGTAG
- a CDS encoding HEPN domain-containing protein yields the protein MTPEQQGLLEKAYRSLQAAKLLNTQPLAEFAVSRAYYAMFYVAEALLEGEGLTFSKHSAVIAAFGQFKRNDFPVIVIHLNQKDCL from the coding sequence ATGACTCCTGAACAACAGGGTTTGTTAGAGAAAGCGTACCGTAGCTTGCAAGCTGCTAAACTACTTAATACACAACCACTAGCAGAATTTGCAGTGTCGCGTGCCTATTATGCGATGTTTTATGTTGCGGAAGCCTTATTAGAAGGCGAAGGACTTACTTTTTCTAAGCATTCAGCAGTCATTGCGGCTTTTGGTCAATTTAAGAGGAATGACTTTCCTGTTATAGTGATACATTTGAACCAGAAGGATTGCCTGTAG
- a CDS encoding Uma2 family endonuclease, with product MNSSLTINSLKLSDADFERIVRANPEWNFEQTAAGDLVVVPPTGGTSGNKNSNLSYQLEA from the coding sequence ATGAACAGCAGCCTGACTATAAATTCATTAAAGCTTTCGGATGCAGACTTTGAACGCATTGTCCGAGCTAATCCAGAGTGGAATTTTGAACAAACGGCAGCAGGAGATTTAGTTGTTGTGCCACCCACAGGAGGAACCTCTGGAAACAAAAATAGCAACCTTAGCTACCAATTAGAGGCTTGA
- a CDS encoding Uma2 family endonuclease: MASDAGKTFDSNTMFVLPNNAKRMPDASWVRQDRWDALTPQQQDDYPPLCPDLIVELRSPTDSLEQLQAKMQEYRENGARLGWLINPQDCQVEVYRQAQPVEVLQAPSTLSGEDVLPGFVLNLQRVFT; encoded by the coding sequence TTGGCTAGCGATGCAGGAAAAACTTTTGACTCCAACACCATGTTTGTTTTACCCAATAATGCTAAGCGAATGCCAGATGCTTCTTGGGTGAGGCAAGATCGCTGGGATGCTCTTACCCCGCAGCAGCAAGACGACTACCCGCCTCTATGCCCTGACCTCATAGTAGAACTACGTTCTCCGACCGATAGTCTTGAACAGTTGCAAGCCAAGATGCAAGAATATAGGGAGAATGGGGCACGTTTGGGTTGGTTAATTAATCCGCAAGACTGCCAAGTTGAAGTCTATCGTCAAGCACAGCCAGTAGAAGTCTTGCAAGCTCCTTCAACTTTATCTGGTGAAGATGTGTTGCCAGGATTTGTGTTAAATTTACAGCGCGTTTTCACCTGA
- the ilvD gene encoding dihydroxy-acid dehydratase, translating into MPDNFKSHVVTQGVQRSPNRAMLRAVGFGDNDFLKAIVGIANSYSTITPCNMGINQLAQRAEAGVRTAGAMPQMFGTITISDGISMGTEGMKYSLVSREVIADSIETACTGQSMDGVLAIGGCDKNMPGAMIAIARMNIPAIFVYGGTIKPGHHNGRDLTVVSAFEAVGQYSAGKIPYDELLEVERKACPGAGSCGGMYTANTMSSAFEAMGMSLPYSSTMAAEDAEKADSTEKSAFVLVEAIRNQLLPRQILTRKAFENAISVIMAVGGSTNAVLHLLAIAHTAGVELTLDDFETIRARVPVLCDLKPSGQFVATDLHRAGGIPQVMKMLLVHDLLHGDALTITGKTVAEVLADVPAEPRPDQFVIHPWDKPIYQQGHLAILRGNLATEGAVAKITGVKKPVITGPARVFESEEACLDAILAGKIVAGDVIVIRYEGPKGGPGMREMLAPTSAIIGAGLGDSVGLITDGRFSGGTYGMVVGHVAPEAAVGGAIALVQEGDTITIDAPQRLLQLHVSDEELRSRRANWQPPQPRYTKGVLAKYAKLVSSSSVGAVTDLGLD; encoded by the coding sequence ATGCCGGACAATTTTAAAAGCCACGTTGTTACCCAAGGCGTACAGCGATCGCCTAATCGTGCAATGCTGCGTGCAGTGGGGTTTGGAGATAACGATTTTCTCAAAGCGATCGTCGGAATTGCGAATAGTTATAGCACAATTACTCCCTGCAATATGGGAATTAATCAACTCGCGCAACGTGCCGAAGCTGGAGTCCGCACTGCCGGAGCGATGCCACAAATGTTCGGTACAATCACAATCAGCGATGGTATCTCGATGGGAACCGAGGGAATGAAATATTCCTTGGTATCGCGTGAAGTAATTGCGGATTCAATTGAAACTGCGTGTACTGGACAAAGTATGGATGGTGTCCTCGCGATCGGTGGTTGCGATAAAAATATGCCAGGTGCCATGATTGCGATCGCCCGTATGAATATTCCAGCAATTTTTGTTTATGGTGGTACGATTAAGCCTGGTCATCACAACGGACGCGATTTAACGGTTGTCAGTGCGTTTGAAGCTGTCGGACAATACAGCGCGGGTAAAATTCCTTACGACGAACTTTTAGAAGTTGAACGCAAAGCGTGTCCTGGTGCAGGTTCCTGCGGGGGAATGTACACAGCTAATACCATGTCTTCTGCGTTTGAAGCAATGGGGATGAGTTTGCCGTATTCTTCAACTATGGCAGCCGAAGATGCAGAAAAAGCTGATAGTACAGAAAAATCTGCATTTGTATTAGTAGAAGCCATTCGCAATCAACTATTACCCCGACAAATTCTCACGCGCAAAGCTTTTGAAAATGCCATATCAGTCATTATGGCAGTGGGTGGTTCGACAAATGCGGTGTTACATCTACTCGCGATCGCCCACACCGCCGGAGTAGAGTTAACGTTAGATGACTTTGAAACCATTCGCGCCCGCGTTCCGGTATTGTGTGACTTAAAACCTAGCGGACAATTTGTGGCAACAGATTTGCATCGCGCAGGTGGAATTCCGCAAGTGATGAAAATGCTACTCGTCCATGATTTACTACATGGCGATGCACTGACAATTACAGGAAAAACTGTTGCTGAAGTTTTAGCTGATGTTCCCGCCGAACCACGCCCCGATCAATTTGTGATTCACCCTTGGGATAAACCAATATATCAGCAAGGACACTTGGCAATTTTACGCGGGAATTTAGCCACAGAAGGTGCGGTTGCTAAAATCACAGGTGTGAAAAAGCCAGTCATTACAGGTCCAGCGCGAGTCTTTGAATCAGAAGAAGCTTGTTTAGATGCCATTTTAGCAGGCAAAATAGTTGCTGGTGATGTCATTGTCATTCGCTACGAAGGTCCTAAAGGTGGTCCTGGAATGCGCGAAATGCTAGCACCTACTAGTGCAATTATCGGTGCTGGGTTGGGTGACTCGGTAGGATTAATTACCGATGGACGGTTTTCGGGTGGTACTTACGGTATGGTAGTCGGTCACGTTGCCCCAGAGGCTGCTGTCGGAGGTGCGATCGCTTTAGTGCAAGAAGGTGACACAATTACGATTGATGCACCGCAGCGCTTGTTACAATTGCACGTATCTGATGAAGAATTGCGATCGCGTCGCGCAAATTGGCAACCACCACAACCGCGTTATACCAAAGGTGTCCTTGCAAAATATGCCAAATTAGTCTCATCTAGCAGTGTCGGTGCTGTCACTGATTTGGGATTAGATTAA